In Microcoleus sp. bin38.metabat.b11b12b14.051, a single genomic region encodes these proteins:
- a CDS encoding ATP-binding protein, with the protein MAGLLRASEEGLKIIDMVRRNLEWNKTEDSWCLAALVSTATLKRFWARKGIRRENFINICNAVEINNWEYIAEGYKIQKTEPLFAASIADIALDTQTDRTFALPDNIPPVWNWLDRTKEIHVLKTLITDPAPPLSKGGLGGVPIAAIALVGLPGIGKTTLISQLIRQLQTENNPFVAVAWQSLEFVKNQAPQFDWFLDSLLSALSSVDTPNFSEQNAPSAAPVHSFQKIEKLLKLLKSKPCLIVCDRVETIMQFGRAETAGYFSETQSEYAWLFKLLIETAHQSKIIFISRETLAELPPTITREMTLDGLTNNCAVALLTSFNLIATIEEMTELAHRYQGHPEALQLVASLIRDDSEYQGNVSKFLQDRDWLLIRPIESLLDEMIARLSDMERTCLSRISVYQTAEYPLDFAGIAAQMPEVSKYELKENIILALKRRQLLYYDFQRSSYQLHPLVREKGDRLLNQNPENFRTAHRQAYHYFISIPLKPESEWQDIEDIKPLIRAHYHACQAGDLDAAAIAISGVDEYLKVWNCQEQICSYSPLPLLADVQEFTEDLPQDSPYSP; encoded by the coding sequence ATGGCAGGTTTGCTCAGAGCTTCCGAAGAAGGATTGAAAATCATTGACATGGTAAGACGCAACCTCGAATGGAACAAAACTGAGGATTCTTGGTGTCTTGCAGCTTTAGTTTCAACAGCAACCTTAAAGCGGTTTTGGGCGAGAAAAGGAATTAGACGAGAAAACTTTATCAATATTTGCAACGCGGTAGAAATAAACAACTGGGAATACATTGCTGAAGGCTACAAAATTCAGAAAACAGAACCACTTTTTGCCGCCTCGATCGCAGATATCGCCCTAGACACCCAAACCGATCGCACATTCGCACTTCCCGACAACATACCCCCAGTCTGGAATTGGCTCGATCGCACCAAAGAAATCCATGTCTTAAAAACCCTAATCACTGATCCTGCTCCCCCCCTTAGCAAGGGGGGGCTGGGGGGGGTTCCCATCGCTGCGATCGCCCTTGTCGGCTTACCCGGAATCGGCAAAACAACCCTGATCAGTCAACTCATCCGCCAACTTCAAACAGAAAACAATCCCTTTGTCGCCGTCGCTTGGCAATCTTTGGAATTTGTCAAAAATCAAGCACCTCAATTTGATTGGTTTCTCGATTCCCTCCTATCTGCACTTTCCTCCGTAGATACGCCTAACTTTTCCGAGCAAAATGCACCAAGTGCGGCCCCAGTGCACTCATTCCAAAAGATCGAAAAACTGCTAAAATTGCTCAAAAGTAAACCATGCTTAATTGTGTGCGATCGAGTAGAAACGATTATGCAATTTGGGCGAGCCGAAACCGCCGGATATTTTTCCGAAACCCAATCGGAATATGCTTGGTTGTTCAAACTACTTATAGAAACAGCACATCAAAGTAAAATCATATTTATCAGCCGCGAAACCTTAGCAGAATTGCCGCCTACAATTACTCGCGAAATGACGCTCGATGGACTCACAAACAATTGCGCTGTTGCCCTATTGACATCATTTAATTTAATCGCTACAATAGAAGAGATGACCGAACTTGCCCACCGCTATCAAGGACATCCCGAAGCCTTGCAACTGGTAGCCTCATTGATTCGCGATGACAGCGAATATCAAGGCAATGTCAGCAAATTTTTGCAAGATAGAGACTGGTTGCTAATTCGACCGATTGAGAGTCTGCTAGATGAAATGATAGCGCGTCTCAGCGACATGGAGCGAACTTGCTTGAGCCGAATTTCTGTATATCAAACCGCAGAATATCCGCTGGATTTTGCGGGAATTGCGGCTCAAATGCCCGAAGTTAGCAAGTACGAACTCAAAGAAAATATTATTCTCGCACTCAAACGCCGACAATTGCTGTATTATGATTTTCAGCGATCGTCTTACCAGTTGCATCCGTTAGTGCGCGAAAAGGGCGATAGGTTGTTGAATCAAAATCCCGAAAACTTTCGCACCGCACACCGCCAAGCTTACCACTATTTTATCAGCATTCCCCTCAAACCTGAATCGGAATGGCAAGATATTGAGGATATTAAGCCGCTGATCAGAGCACATTATCATGCTTGTCAGGCTGGGGATTTGGATGCAGCAGCGATCGCTATTTCTGGAGTTGATGAATATCTGAAAGTGTGGAATTGTCAAGAGCAGATTTGCAGTTATTCGCCGTTACCATTGTTGGCTGATGTGCAAGAATTTACCGAAGATTTGCCGCAGGATAGCCCATATTCCCCGTAG